In a genomic window of Amycolatopsis japonica:
- a CDS encoding PucR family transcriptional regulator yields the protein MLAAPAGLGVQVEDVVIHDPEDPPDAHPGDLVLVIGARGRSASGAIRAAGRSGAAAVAVKTGSAVVNVAADAGIALIEVGHEARWEQVEALARGVVDAARAGGEADSGEVLGDLFSLAQTIATLTGGLVSIEDTASRVLAYSRAGDEVDELRRLSILGREGPERYLAMLREWGVYQRLRAGEGIVRIDERPDLGIRRRIAAGIHAGSQPLGTIWVQEGAHPLTESAEVALLGASRALAPQLIRHRTLPSPELRLREDLLAGLLDGRVDAESVADDIGADPGKPAMVLAFSLPRDRAATDRQLRRAELVHLITVHTAAYRRSALVSVIGGRVYALLPDLPEHAEARILALAKEIVGTAQRHLDVRVRAALGGAVPRLSDAAASRGDADRVLATMARGHETADVASLADVRAEVLLSEVLAFLGEQPRIRDPRLTELIAHDAEHGGILVPAVLAYLDAFGDVRRAARELNIHPNTVRYRVRRAGEVSGIDLDDPAQRMLTQLLLRL from the coding sequence GTGCTCGCGGCCCCCGCCGGGCTCGGCGTCCAGGTGGAGGACGTGGTCATCCACGATCCGGAGGATCCACCCGACGCCCATCCGGGTGACCTCGTCCTGGTGATCGGCGCTCGCGGACGCTCGGCCTCCGGCGCGATCCGGGCGGCGGGGCGGTCCGGCGCGGCCGCCGTCGCGGTCAAGACCGGCTCGGCCGTCGTCAACGTCGCGGCCGACGCGGGGATCGCGCTGATCGAGGTCGGTCACGAGGCGCGCTGGGAGCAGGTCGAAGCACTGGCCAGGGGCGTGGTCGACGCGGCGCGCGCGGGTGGCGAGGCAGACAGCGGCGAGGTGCTGGGCGATCTGTTCTCGCTCGCGCAGACCATCGCGACGCTGACCGGCGGCCTGGTCAGCATCGAGGACACCGCGAGCCGTGTGCTGGCCTATTCGCGGGCGGGCGACGAGGTGGACGAACTGCGCCGGCTTTCGATCCTCGGGCGCGAAGGCCCGGAACGGTATCTCGCGATGTTGCGTGAATGGGGCGTCTACCAGCGGCTTCGCGCCGGTGAAGGCATCGTCCGCATCGACGAGCGGCCCGATCTCGGCATCCGGCGGCGGATCGCGGCCGGGATCCACGCCGGATCGCAGCCGCTGGGAACGATCTGGGTCCAGGAGGGCGCGCATCCGCTCACCGAAAGCGCGGAGGTCGCGTTGCTCGGGGCGAGCCGGGCGCTGGCGCCGCAGCTGATCCGCCACCGGACGCTGCCCAGCCCCGAACTCCGGCTGCGCGAGGATCTGCTGGCGGGCCTGCTCGACGGCCGCGTCGACGCCGAGTCCGTCGCCGACGACATCGGCGCGGATCCCGGGAAACCCGCCATGGTGCTGGCGTTCTCGCTCCCCCGCGACCGGGCCGCGACCGACCGGCAGCTGCGGCGCGCCGAGCTGGTGCACCTGATCACCGTGCACACCGCCGCGTACCGGCGGAGCGCGCTGGTGAGCGTGATCGGCGGCCGGGTCTACGCGCTCCTTCCCGACCTCCCCGAGCACGCGGAAGCGCGGATCCTGGCGCTGGCCAAGGAAATCGTCGGTACCGCGCAACGGCATCTCGACGTCCGGGTGCGCGCGGCGCTCGGCGGTGCCGTGCCCCGGCTCTCGGACGCGGCGGCCTCGCGCGGCGACGCGGACCGCGTGCTGGCGACGATGGCGCGCGGGCACGAGACCGCGGACGTCGCCTCGCTGGCCGACGTCCGCGCCGAAGTCCTGCTCTCGGAGGTACTCGCGTTCCTCGGCGAGCAGCCGAGGATCCGCGATCCTCGGCTGACCGAACTGATCGCGCACGACGCGGAGCACGGCGGGATCCTGGTGCCCGCCGTGCTCGCGTACCTCGACGCGTTCGGGGACGTCCGGCGCGCGGCGCGCGAGCTGAACATCCATCCGAACACGGTCCGGTACCGGGTGCGCCGCGCCGGCGAGGTGTCCGGGATCGACCTGGACGACCCCGCTCAGCGCATGCTCACCCAGCTCCTCTTGCGCCTCTAG
- a CDS encoding S1 RNA-binding domain-containing protein, producing MSPTENWREFVVAHADGGVLDGVVTRVLPFGAFVEVAPGMEGLLPTVGGTGPFAAGAAVAVRLDKLDVQNRRFSLTLA from the coding sequence ATGTCTCCCACCGAGAATTGGCGCGAGTTCGTCGTCGCGCACGCCGACGGCGGCGTTCTGGACGGAGTCGTCACCCGGGTGCTGCCGTTCGGCGCGTTCGTCGAAGTGGCCCCCGGGATGGAGGGGCTGCTGCCGACCGTCGGCGGAACCGGCCCGTTCGCCGCCGGGGCGGCCGTCGCGGTGCGGCTGGACAAACTGGACGTCCAGAACCGCCGGTTCAGCCTGACCCTGGCCTGA
- a CDS encoding LLM class flavin-dependent oxidoreductase: MPAGPGRVDPRVITLSVLDRSPTRRGGDAPRALRDTVAFARDIEALGYHRFWVSEHHSVPGVAGSAPTVLAAAVASATERIRVGTGGVMLPNHRPLVVAEQFGVLESLFPGRIDMGLGRSVGFTGGVRQALGHEKDDADRFGEQVRELLGFLAGDQTTYPGVHAIPAEGLRVPAFLLATGAGARLAAELGLPLVIAPVRGEGPLLEAIEGYRSGFRPSPQASRPYVVVSTAIAVAETAERARRLLIPEAWSTVYSRTHGVFPPLSPVEEILAGPLSDRDRDRLDRALDGQLAGTPDEVGDRLADLVTKTGADEILVTTSTFDQAERLESYRALAEVADLRSLAAVS; this comes from the coding sequence ATGCCCGCCGGGCCCGGACGCGTTGACCCGAGGGTGATCACGCTTTCGGTACTGGACCGGTCCCCGACCCGCCGCGGCGGCGACGCGCCCCGCGCCTTGCGGGACACGGTCGCCTTCGCGCGGGACATCGAAGCCTTGGGCTATCACCGGTTCTGGGTGTCGGAACACCACAGCGTGCCCGGTGTCGCCGGTTCGGCGCCCACCGTCCTGGCCGCGGCGGTCGCCTCGGCGACCGAGCGGATCCGGGTCGGCACCGGCGGCGTGATGCTGCCCAACCACCGGCCGCTCGTGGTCGCGGAACAGTTCGGCGTGCTCGAATCGCTCTTCCCCGGCCGGATCGACATGGGGCTGGGGCGTTCCGTCGGGTTCACCGGCGGGGTGCGGCAGGCGCTCGGGCACGAGAAGGACGACGCCGACCGCTTCGGCGAGCAGGTCCGCGAACTGCTGGGCTTCCTCGCGGGCGATCAGACGACGTATCCGGGCGTGCACGCCATCCCGGCGGAAGGTCTGCGCGTGCCCGCGTTCCTGCTGGCCACCGGCGCCGGGGCGCGGCTGGCCGCGGAACTGGGGCTGCCGCTGGTGATCGCGCCGGTCCGGGGCGAGGGTCCGCTGCTCGAAGCGATCGAGGGGTATCGGTCCGGGTTCCGGCCTTCCCCTCAGGCTTCGCGGCCGTACGTCGTGGTGTCCACGGCCATCGCGGTCGCCGAGACGGCCGAACGGGCCCGGCGGTTGCTGATCCCCGAAGCGTGGTCGACCGTTTATTCGCGCACGCACGGCGTCTTCCCGCCCTTGTCACCGGTGGAGGAGATCCTCGCCGGGCCGCTGTCGGACCGCGACCGGGACCGGCTGGACCGGGCGCTCGACGGTCAGCTCGCCGGCACCCCGGACGAGGTGGGCGACCGGCTGGCGGACCTCGTCACCAAGACCGGCGCCGACGAGATCCTGGTGACCACCAGCACTTTCGACCAGGCGGAGCGGCTGGAGTCCTATCGCGCGCTGGCCGAGGTCGCCGACCTTCGCAGCCTGGCGGCCGTGTCGTGA
- a CDS encoding DUF6221 family protein — protein sequence MDDLIAFLAARVGQRQALIMQAVKKTEINESLNRGETKVVIEKKIRSLNDIELDAVNQMINEIEATRRLLQAHRTTVSEKVPGFPLYGNEYWCETCHVPADEAGTNWCLTLRLLALPHADHPDYSERWRP from the coding sequence GTGGACGACCTGATCGCCTTCCTCGCCGCGCGTGTGGGGCAACGCCAGGCGTTGATCATGCAGGCGGTCAAGAAAACCGAGATCAACGAATCGCTCAATCGTGGTGAGACCAAGGTCGTCATCGAAAAGAAGATCCGCTCGCTCAACGACATCGAACTCGACGCGGTCAACCAGATGATCAACGAGATCGAGGCGACCCGGCGGCTCCTGCAGGCGCATCGCACCACGGTTTCGGAGAAGGTCCCGGGATTCCCCTTGTACGGCAACGAGTACTGGTGCGAGACGTGCCATGTGCCCGCCGACGAGGCAGGCACGAACTGGTGCCTGACCCTGCGGCTGCTGGCGCTGCCGCACGCCGACCACCCGGACTACAGCGAGCGCTGGCGCCCCTGA
- a CDS encoding DNA polymerase domain-containing protein — MPKNGEPIEVEAGGRKVRVSSPDKVYFPARGITKRQVVEHYVAVGVPLLRAIGERPTTLKRYVDGVEGEWFYAKRVPKGAPDWVETAKITFPSGRTAEEVCPTEPAVFAWAANLGTFDFHPWPVRRPDVDHPDELRIDVDPPDEAGFSDAVEVAGVVREVLGSAGLTGYPKTSGGRGVHVLVRIRPEWDFIDVRHAVIALGREVERRIPEKATIAWWKEERGGRVFIDYNQAARDRTVASSWSVRGTPRATVSTPLTWDLLTEVDPDDFDVLTAGAFYAERGDLHAPMDEQAFGIETLLDWYARDERDHGLGEMPYPPDYPKMPGEPKRVQPSKARDDT, encoded by the coding sequence ATGCCCAAGAACGGTGAGCCGATCGAGGTCGAGGCAGGCGGACGCAAGGTCCGGGTGTCCAGCCCGGACAAGGTGTACTTCCCGGCCCGGGGGATCACGAAGCGCCAGGTCGTGGAGCACTACGTCGCGGTCGGAGTGCCGTTGCTGCGCGCGATCGGGGAGCGGCCGACGACGCTGAAGCGCTACGTCGACGGCGTCGAGGGCGAGTGGTTCTACGCCAAGCGCGTGCCGAAGGGCGCCCCGGACTGGGTGGAGACCGCGAAGATCACCTTCCCGTCGGGCCGGACGGCCGAGGAGGTCTGCCCGACCGAACCCGCCGTGTTCGCGTGGGCGGCGAATCTGGGCACCTTCGACTTCCACCCGTGGCCGGTGCGGCGGCCCGACGTCGACCATCCCGACGAACTCCGCATCGACGTGGATCCGCCGGACGAGGCCGGTTTCTCCGACGCGGTCGAGGTCGCGGGCGTGGTCCGCGAGGTCCTCGGCTCGGCGGGCCTGACCGGCTACCCGAAGACCTCGGGCGGCCGCGGGGTGCACGTCCTGGTGCGGATCCGGCCGGAATGGGACTTCATCGACGTCCGGCACGCGGTGATCGCGCTGGGCCGCGAGGTCGAGCGCCGGATCCCGGAGAAGGCCACCATCGCGTGGTGGAAGGAAGAACGCGGCGGCCGGGTCTTCATCGACTACAACCAGGCGGCGCGCGATCGCACGGTCGCGTCGTCCTGGTCGGTCCGCGGCACCCCGCGGGCGACGGTGTCGACGCCGCTGACCTGGGATCTGCTGACCGAAGTCGATCCCGACGACTTCGACGTCCTCACCGCGGGCGCCTTCTACGCCGAGCGCGGCGACCTCCACGCGCCGATGGACGAGCAGGCGTTCGGCATCGAGACGCTGCTGGACTGGTACGCGCGGGACGAACGCGACCACGGCCTCGGCGAGATGCCGTATCCGCCGGATTACCCGAAAATGCCCGGTGAGCCGAAGCGCGTTCAGCCGAGCAAGGCGCGCGACGACACTTAG
- a CDS encoding GNAT family N-acetyltransferase — protein MIDTEALRAQPELTGENVVLTQLDETYFEPAWQAVHEPEGTRFTGTHATFTEEQIRTWLSSRPGLDDRADYAILRKDDRVYLGDVVLNDVDADNRSASFRIALTGPDVFGKGYGTEATKLILDFAFDVVGLHRVSLEVFDFNPRAQRVYEKSGFVREGLQRDALWWDGEWHDAISMAILETDPRP, from the coding sequence GTGATCGACACCGAGGCGCTGCGGGCACAGCCCGAACTCACCGGCGAGAACGTCGTGCTCACCCAGCTCGACGAGACCTATTTCGAACCCGCGTGGCAGGCGGTGCACGAACCGGAGGGCACCCGGTTCACCGGAACGCACGCGACGTTCACCGAGGAGCAGATCCGCACCTGGCTCTCGTCCCGGCCGGGCCTCGACGACCGGGCCGACTACGCGATCCTGCGCAAGGACGACCGCGTCTATCTAGGAGACGTCGTGCTCAACGACGTCGACGCGGACAACCGCTCGGCCTCGTTCCGGATCGCCCTGACCGGGCCCGACGTCTTCGGCAAGGGATACGGCACCGAGGCGACGAAGCTCATCCTGGACTTCGCGTTCGACGTCGTCGGCCTCCATCGTGTCTCGCTCGAGGTCTTCGACTTCAACCCCCGTGCGCAGCGGGTCTACGAGAAGTCCGGGTTCGTCCGCGAAGGTCTCCAACGCGACGCGTTGTGGTGGGACGGCGAATGGCACGACGCGATCAGCATGGCAATCCTGGAGACCGATCCCCGGCCCTGA